Genomic window (Mycolicibacterium smegmatis):
CCAGGATCGGCGGGCAGTCGTCGATTTCGTCCTTGACCTGCTTGGCGACGCCCATCCCGCCGGCCGGGGTGGCCTCGCCGTCGAGGATCGCCAGATCGAACCCGCCCGCGTCCATCTGCGAGATCGCCATGGGCGCCGTCGCGACGTCGACATACTCGATCTCGGGAAGTTCCGGGTGGATCCGTTTGCCCAACGCGAGCCGCACCTGCTCACGGGTGCGCGGATTGTCGCTGTACACAAGGATGCGCAGCGGCGCGGAGCCGGCCATACGGCGATGCTACTGCCTTCTGCGGGGTGCGACGGAGAAGTCGGTGAATTCTCTTGCGCCGCTTCAGCCCCGGGTGAACACCAGATCCGCCGCGACGTCGGTGGACGTTCCCACCATGCCGACCATGTTGCCCGACACGCCGAAATCGCGCCGGTCCAGCGTGCACCCGCCCGACACCCGCAGGCTGCCGTCGTCGAGGACCTCCACGCCGACGGACAGGCGCAGCGGCCGCGAGGTGCCCCGTACGGTCAGCGTCAGGTCCAGCAGCGCGCCGTTTCCCGACGGTTGCGCGCCGCTGACCTCTGCGGTGATCTCAGGGTGGGTTGCGGCGTCGAAGAAGTCGGCCGACCGCAGGTGCTCGTCGCGTTTGCCGATGCCCGTGCGCACCGACGCGACGGGTATCACGACGCGGCCGGTCACACCGTCGTCGGCGATCGTCCCCGAACCGCTGACCTCGGTGAACGTGCCGTTGACCGGTATCAGCCCCCACATCGTCCTGGTGCGGAACCGCACCATGGACCGGGCGGGAGCCAGTGTCCAGTTGCCGGTGCTCGCGGTGAGAAGGGTCTGCAGAGTGGTCATGGCGCCTCCGATCCGACGAGATCCGGTGAGATCAGCTTCCCACCTGGTTCAGCAGCGGTGCGATGTCTTCGGGGTCGAAGTATTCGTCGACGCGGGTGATCAGGCCGTCGGCGCCCACCTTGATGACGATGCAGACCCGCAGGTCGATCCGTGCGCCGTCGCGGCCGGTGGCATGCACGATGTGCTGCTGTACGAATCCGCCGTCGAAGAACTGCCGTTCCAGGATCTCGTAGCGCCGCTGCGCGGTGGCATCGACGAACCAGTCGATGACGCGCAGCGCTCGGGCGCGCTCGTTGTCCCTGGGGTCACCGGAATGCCACACCCTGACGTCCTCGGACCACAGGGCGGCGACCGCGGCGCGGTCGCTGCGCTCGATCGCGCCGAACAAGCGGTTCGCGACATCGTCCAACTGGTCGACATCGATCACGGGCATCGATCCACCTTTCCGGGGCTTGACCTCAAGTGACATTCAGGTTGAAGACTGGGGGCATGGACACGACACCGACACGCGAATTGTTCGACCAAGCCTACGAATCCCGCACCGCGCCCTGGGTGATCGGCGAGCCGCAACCGGCGGTCATCGAGTTGGAGCGCGCAGGTTCGATCCGCAGCCAGGTGCTCGACGTGGGTTGCGGCGCCGGGGAACACACGATCCTGCTGACGCGTCTGGGGTATGACGTCCTCGGCATCGACTTCTCGCCGCAGGCCATCGAGATGGCGCGCGAGAACGCCACGCGCCAGGCCGTCGACGCCCGGTTCGCGGTCGGTGACGCGATGGCTCTCGGTGACCTCGGTGACGGGGCCTACGACACGATTCTCGACAGCGCGCTGTTCCACATCTTCGACGACGCCGACCGGCGAACCTATGTCGCGAGCCTGCACGCGGGCTGCC
Coding sequences:
- a CDS encoding Rv3143 family two-component system response regulator — translated: MAGSAPLRILVYSDNPRTREQVRLALGKRIHPELPEIEYVDVATAPMAISQMDAGGFDLAILDGEATPAGGMGVAKQVKDEIDDCPPILVLTGRADDAWLAKWSRAEAAVPHPIDPIRLSDAVVSLLRAPAQ
- a CDS encoding YceI family protein — protein: MTTLQTLLTASTGNWTLAPARSMVRFRTRTMWGLIPVNGTFTEVSGSGTIADDGVTGRVVIPVASVRTGIGKRDEHLRSADFFDAATHPEITAEVSGAQPSGNGALLDLTLTVRGTSRPLRLSVGVEVLDDGSLRVSGGCTLDRRDFGVSGNMVGMVGTSTDVAADLVFTRG
- a CDS encoding nuclear transport factor 2 family protein, with the protein product MPVIDVDQLDDVANRLFGAIERSDRAAVAALWSEDVRVWHSGDPRDNERARALRVIDWFVDATAQRRYEILERQFFDGGFVQQHIVHATGRDGARIDLRVCIVIKVGADGLITRVDEYFDPEDIAPLLNQVGS
- a CDS encoding class I SAM-dependent methyltransferase, with the protein product MDTTPTRELFDQAYESRTAPWVIGEPQPAVIELERAGSIRSQVLDVGCGAGEHTILLTRLGYDVLGIDFSPQAIEMARENATRQAVDARFAVGDAMALGDLGDGAYDTILDSALFHIFDDADRRTYVASLHAGCRPGGTVHILALSDAGRGFGPEVSEEQIRQAFGDGWELEALATTTYRGVVGPAHAEAIGLPVDTQVDEPAWLARARRL